Proteins from a genomic interval of Pseudodesulfovibrio nedwellii:
- a CDS encoding sensor histidine kinase: protein MTTIGAELFTHYATPQRDSQETIRHISDKLTQEPMLSWFDAVPMGMTVINKHRQIVHCNKAFQKLALKQRREDVIGLRPGEALNCVNSQLVKAGCGCSEFCHICGAAQAIIKSLEGTSDCKECRMVRLAHGSEEPLDLQVYTKPIEFEGKPMTLAFTIDISHELKLRYLNRTFHHGLINGVGGIATLSELIEADPQDSGLFQLLIESSQRTLRDVLYSRDVAAAEEGKLEPDFETFAAEPFFNKIIAKECALRNMQDNGVDILIKTKTLTSDKRLLGHVIRNMLSNALEASEGSPDTITLECNYLDDGRPSISMTNSGEIPSIIREQMFK from the coding sequence ATGACGACTATAGGGGCAGAACTCTTCACTCACTATGCCACCCCTCAACGAGACTCCCAAGAAACCATCCGTCATATTTCTGATAAACTTACGCAAGAACCAATGCTTTCCTGGTTTGATGCTGTTCCCATGGGCATGACCGTCATCAACAAACACAGGCAAATAGTACACTGCAACAAAGCATTCCAAAAACTCGCGCTCAAGCAGCGACGAGAAGATGTCATCGGCTTACGCCCCGGCGAGGCATTGAACTGTGTCAACTCACAATTGGTCAAAGCCGGTTGCGGTTGCTCGGAATTCTGCCACATATGCGGAGCCGCACAGGCAATCATCAAAAGTCTGGAAGGGACGAGCGACTGCAAGGAATGTCGTATGGTCCGTCTCGCTCATGGCTCTGAAGAACCACTGGACCTCCAAGTTTACACCAAGCCCATTGAGTTTGAGGGAAAGCCAATGACCTTGGCCTTTACCATCGATATAAGTCATGAACTCAAACTCCGTTACCTCAACCGTACATTTCATCACGGGCTTATCAACGGCGTAGGTGGTATCGCCACTCTCTCTGAGCTGATAGAAGCCGACCCTCAAGACTCAGGTCTGTTTCAACTACTCATAGAATCCTCACAACGAACACTCAGGGACGTCCTCTATTCCAGAGATGTAGCCGCAGCCGAAGAAGGAAAACTGGAACCGGATTTTGAGACTTTCGCGGCAGAACCTTTTTTCAATAAAATAATAGCCAAAGAATGTGCTCTCAGGAACATGCAGGACAATGGTGTCGACATTCTCATTAAAACCAAAACGCTCACAAGCGATAAACGACTGCTAGGGCACGTCATTCGCAATATGTTGTCCAATGCATTGGAGGCGAGTGAAGGCTCCCCGGATACAATCACCCTGGAATGCAATTATCTGGATGACGGAAGGCCTTCCATCTCAATGACTAACTCTGGAGAGATCCCTTCCATTATCCGCGAGCAGATGTTCAAATGA
- a CDS encoding multiheme c-type cytochrome: MHRRLSLFLAMIMAVMLLSIAVAGAQNFPKVREFRMDRAIPPQGTACIECHKQETPGIFADWAMSRHASAGITCLDCHQAEPGDQDIAVDHEKYYSKGDMPMGEKQYFVPIASPVTPKDCSRCHPDEAKQYAKSKHANTIEIMWKLDPWLNKGMNSDNERKTGCYYCHGTVLKMKDGKLDPTTWPNVGVGRLNLDGSLGSCTSCHTRHRFSVMEARKPETCGQCHLGPDHPQIEIYNESKHGDIYQAFKHEYNFDSAPGAWTPGVDYRAPTCASCHMSGAGKQPTTHDVTERLSWELQAPLTVRPQDFKPFPSGTDWKVERDKMKDICRQCHGTAWIDDHYAQTDKAVEEYNEAYFKPAKKVLDELYEKGLLDKSKFFDEGLEVEYYELWHHEGRRARMGSAMMAPDYAWWHGFYECKHRYNKFMEEARHLIETNTKAYKYPDFPNTGGDTTRPVEIFGKK; encoded by the coding sequence TCCCCAAAGTACGGGAATTCCGCATGGACCGAGCCATACCGCCTCAGGGCACAGCTTGCATCGAATGTCATAAACAGGAAACTCCCGGCATCTTTGCAGACTGGGCAATGAGCCGTCATGCATCGGCTGGGATTACCTGCCTGGACTGCCACCAGGCCGAACCCGGCGATCAGGACATCGCGGTAGACCATGAAAAATACTACTCCAAGGGTGATATGCCCATGGGTGAAAAACAGTATTTCGTCCCTATCGCCTCTCCCGTCACACCTAAAGACTGCTCTCGCTGTCATCCTGATGAAGCCAAACAATACGCCAAGAGCAAACACGCCAACACCATTGAGATCATGTGGAAGCTTGACCCATGGCTGAACAAAGGCATGAATTCCGACAACGAACGCAAGACAGGTTGTTACTACTGTCACGGCACCGTGCTCAAAATGAAGGACGGCAAACTCGATCCGACAACTTGGCCCAACGTAGGTGTCGGTCGCCTGAACCTCGATGGAAGCCTTGGTAGCTGTACCAGCTGTCATACTCGCCATCGTTTCTCGGTTATGGAAGCTCGCAAACCAGAAACCTGCGGCCAATGCCATCTCGGCCCAGACCATCCACAAATCGAAATCTACAACGAATCAAAACACGGCGACATCTATCAAGCCTTCAAGCACGAGTATAACTTTGACTCTGCTCCCGGCGCATGGACCCCCGGTGTGGATTACCGTGCTCCGACCTGTGCGTCCTGTCATATGTCAGGTGCAGGCAAACAGCCGACCACCCATGATGTGACTGAACGTCTCTCCTGGGAACTTCAAGCCCCGCTGACCGTTCGTCCGCAGGACTTCAAACCGTTCCCATCGGGAACCGATTGGAAAGTTGAACGCGACAAGATGAAAGACATCTGCAGGCAATGCCATGGTACGGCATGGATCGATGACCATTACGCCCAAACCGACAAGGCTGTTGAAGAATACAACGAAGCATACTTCAAACCAGCCAAGAAGGTCCTCGACGAATTGTACGAAAAGGGTCTGCTTGATAAGTCCAAGTTCTTCGATGAAGGGCTGGAAGTCGAGTACTACGAACTCTGGCATCATGAAGGCCGTCGTGCTCGCATGGGTTCTGCCATGATGGCCCCGGACTACGCATGGTGGCACGGATTCTATGAATGCAAACATCGCTACAACAAATTCATGGAAGAAGCGCGTCATCTAATCGAGACCAACACCAAGGCCTATAAGTATCCCGACTTCCCGAATACGGGCGGTGATACCACGAGACCTGTGGAGATCTTCGGCAAAAAGTAA
- a CDS encoding NAD(P)/FAD-dependent oxidoreductase: MVYLKSAEDMLAEGSLPGMEEGKTPSGYGTIEPGEVDLVIVGAGPAGLTAGIYAVRAGLKAVVLEKHIVGGQVALTPIVENYPGFVSVPGKQLMDIMSEHAREYLPVHEGESVDAIQMGNMKEGETIIVTTSRGVYSAKALILTTGATYRKLGAVGEDTYFGRGINYCASCDGYLYKGKSVAIIGGGNTALTDALHLKNLGVNVSIIHRGDTFRAQKPLQDSVNHEQIPILWNTIVEEIEGDGRRVNNLKIRNLMTRAVTDMPVDGAFVAIGQEASTGLAKSLGVKLKEDGFVKVESDMRTNLPRVYAAGDLTGGLQQIVTAIGEGSIAAMSAFEDISHPYWKK; this comes from the coding sequence ATGGTTTATCTCAAATCCGCAGAGGACATGCTCGCCGAAGGCAGTCTTCCCGGCATGGAAGAAGGCAAAACGCCCTCCGGCTACGGAACCATTGAACCCGGCGAAGTCGACCTCGTCATCGTTGGGGCAGGCCCCGCGGGATTGACCGCAGGCATCTACGCGGTCCGGGCAGGTCTCAAGGCCGTAGTACTGGAAAAGCATATCGTCGGCGGTCAGGTGGCATTGACACCGATTGTCGAAAATTATCCGGGATTTGTTTCTGTTCCCGGTAAACAACTCATGGACATCATGAGCGAACATGCTCGCGAATATCTCCCTGTACATGAAGGAGAAAGCGTCGACGCCATTCAAATGGGTAATATGAAAGAAGGCGAAACCATCATCGTAACGACCAGTCGAGGTGTCTATTCCGCCAAGGCCCTCATTCTGACGACCGGCGCGACATACCGCAAACTCGGTGCTGTAGGTGAGGACACGTATTTCGGTCGCGGCATCAATTATTGCGCTTCCTGTGACGGGTATCTCTACAAAGGGAAGTCAGTGGCCATCATCGGAGGCGGCAACACAGCCTTGACCGATGCCCTGCATCTCAAAAACCTCGGGGTCAACGTCAGCATCATCCATCGAGGCGACACCTTCCGTGCACAGAAACCTCTTCAGGATTCCGTAAACCACGAACAAATTCCCATTCTCTGGAATACCATTGTTGAAGAAATCGAAGGTGACGGGCGACGGGTAAACAACCTCAAGATTCGGAACCTCATGACCCGCGCCGTGACGGACATGCCGGTGGACGGTGCATTCGTCGCTATCGGTCAGGAAGCCTCTACCGGGCTGGCAAAATCGCTTGGCGTGAAACTCAAGGAAGATGGCTTCGTCAAAGTCGAATCTGATATGCGCACCAATCTGCCACGTGTCTATGCCGCCGGAGACCTGACGGGAGGCCTGCAACAAATCGTCACGGCCATCGGCGAAGGGTCCATCGCGGCCATGTCAGCTTTTGAAGATATAAGTCACCCGTACTGGAAAAAATGA
- a CDS encoding LytR/AlgR family response regulator transcription factor, giving the protein MQIRTLIVDDEAPARNELAYLLASFPDLDIQEAQTAGEALTAIRNESPDLVFMDIQMPGQDGFDVLREARYLPNPPLFIFVTAYDQYAVRAFEKNAVDYLLKPVSSKRLKKSVERVREILDKQDKTNDPQPELGDLLKTVSSDRPLPRFTVERNGRIQFIDFRDIVYFELQDRKIMVNTLDESLLCHALTSLDEVEDRVASQPFLRINRSTVVNLNHVREFTPWTSGKYCLILDDDGSTEVTLTRGRVKEFKKRLGL; this is encoded by the coding sequence ATGCAAATACGTACTCTGATAGTCGACGACGAGGCCCCGGCCCGCAACGAGTTAGCCTACCTGCTGGCCAGCTTTCCCGATCTCGACATTCAGGAAGCGCAAACCGCTGGCGAGGCTCTGACAGCCATCCGCAACGAATCACCGGACCTCGTATTCATGGATATTCAGATGCCGGGTCAGGATGGATTCGACGTACTACGCGAAGCCCGATACCTACCAAATCCTCCCCTGTTCATTTTCGTGACCGCCTACGACCAATACGCGGTCCGGGCCTTTGAAAAAAATGCCGTGGATTATCTCCTCAAACCGGTTTCATCCAAACGACTCAAAAAAAGCGTGGAACGAGTCCGCGAAATACTCGACAAACAGGACAAAACAAACGATCCCCAACCGGAGTTGGGTGACCTGCTCAAAACGGTTTCCAGCGACCGGCCTCTACCTCGCTTCACGGTGGAACGAAATGGTCGCATTCAATTCATCGACTTTAGAGACATCGTCTACTTTGAATTGCAGGACCGCAAAATCATGGTTAACACGCTTGACGAGAGCCTCCTTTGCCACGCCCTGACATCCCTTGACGAAGTAGAAGACCGGGTTGCTTCACAACCTTTTCTGCGCATCAACCGCAGCACCGTGGTCAACCTGAACCACGTCCGCGAATTCACCCCGTGGACCAGCGGTAAGTACTGCCTTATCCTTGACGACGACGGCTCCACTGAAGTCACCTTGACCCGAGGCCGCGTCAAAGAATTCAAGAAACGACTCGGCTTATAA
- a CDS encoding diguanylate cyclase — protein sequence MANKNLQQKYDAAQERVAELEKHLGLMKNELDGTIHRLIFEKTPGGMAVISLTGDIIACNSEAAMIMGCTPSDLQGSDTGSFYNNPADREHLRSRIKNDQPIRDHHLSLTRMDGSTIWVSVNARPIEYNGKPAALASFFDITEHRRALKEIELAEIRFEALYTISEMTNRSEKEILNFALEAITKVSASDIGYIYFLNRGETELTLHAWSTSVMKQCAIERNLQGQSVDGVGMWADAVRQRKAVIVNDYQNHPEKKGYPEGHIYIRNHANVPIFDDDRIVMLAGVGNKDSDYEEEDIRQVQLVMDGIWGIIQRHRSNAELQAAHEELEEKVKRRTAKLEEVNQELAILNINLVKKDREREQAKTALIRYERIVATTPDLISLVDRNGVYKIVNNSYLKMFKKERKDIIGKSIKELVGPEVYEQVSKANMDKALAGETARVESWLDLPAAGKRYMAVTYHPVSMDGNKIDYISVEARDMTDLKSNEEALRVVADRLALATNAGNIGIWEWDLATDDLHWDQKMKELYNVGPDEFSGMYEAWKSRVHPEDLVEVERQLATCIEQKGHIDFEFRIIHPDNSIHVIQTAGLIQTDSQGIPQRMIGVNRDITKQRQMENELRRLASTDPLTEAHNRRYFMERLTAEFERCKRYNTSMVLLSLDIDHFKRINDTYGHPAGDEILKALVTLCKITLRTTDVFGRVGGEEFMAALTQTNIVAGEKTAERLRQLIEQESVKTHGHSISYTISIGITEIHEKDETIETLLKRADDALYKAKNSGRNRCVVI from the coding sequence ATGGCCAATAAGAATTTACAACAAAAATATGATGCTGCCCAAGAGCGTGTCGCCGAACTGGAAAAACATCTGGGACTCATGAAGAATGAATTGGACGGCACTATTCATCGGCTGATTTTTGAAAAGACGCCCGGTGGCATGGCCGTTATTTCCCTGACGGGCGACATCATCGCATGCAACAGCGAAGCCGCCATGATAATGGGATGTACGCCCTCCGATCTTCAAGGAAGTGATACAGGTTCCTTCTATAACAACCCGGCAGACAGAGAGCACCTGAGAAGCCGTATCAAAAATGATCAGCCCATCAGAGACCATCATCTTTCGCTCACCCGTATGGACGGAAGTACTATATGGGTCAGTGTCAATGCTCGACCGATTGAATACAATGGAAAACCAGCGGCACTAGCTTCTTTTTTCGACATAACGGAACACCGCCGGGCTCTTAAGGAAATTGAACTTGCCGAGATCCGCTTTGAAGCACTGTACACCATTTCCGAGATGACCAATCGGTCTGAAAAAGAAATCCTCAATTTTGCACTGGAAGCGATCACCAAAGTGTCCGCAAGTGACATCGGGTACATCTATTTCCTGAATCGCGGCGAGACAGAGCTGACACTCCATGCATGGTCAACATCCGTCATGAAGCAATGTGCAATCGAACGGAATCTGCAGGGGCAGTCCGTGGACGGGGTTGGCATGTGGGCTGATGCAGTCAGACAGCGCAAGGCTGTCATCGTCAACGATTATCAAAATCATCCTGAAAAAAAAGGATACCCTGAAGGACATATATACATACGGAACCACGCAAATGTCCCAATATTTGATGATGACCGCATCGTCATGCTTGCCGGGGTCGGCAACAAGGACTCTGACTATGAAGAGGAAGACATCCGTCAGGTGCAACTCGTCATGGACGGAATCTGGGGTATCATCCAACGCCATAGGTCTAACGCGGAGCTCCAAGCGGCTCACGAAGAACTGGAAGAAAAGGTCAAACGGCGTACAGCCAAACTGGAAGAGGTCAATCAGGAACTCGCAATCCTGAACATCAATCTCGTCAAAAAAGACAGGGAGCGGGAACAGGCAAAGACAGCCTTGATTCGCTATGAACGCATCGTCGCGACCACACCCGACCTCATCTCCCTTGTTGATCGCAATGGCGTGTATAAGATCGTCAATAATTCATATCTGAAAATGTTCAAAAAAGAACGGAAAGATATCATCGGCAAAAGCATCAAGGAGTTAGTCGGCCCTGAAGTTTATGAACAAGTATCCAAAGCCAATATGGACAAAGCATTAGCAGGAGAAACTGCTCGGGTAGAATCCTGGCTCGATTTACCGGCAGCAGGCAAACGATACATGGCCGTGACCTATCACCCGGTGTCCATGGACGGAAATAAAATCGACTACATTTCCGTCGAAGCCCGCGACATGACAGATCTCAAATCCAACGAAGAGGCTCTCCGGGTTGTAGCCGACAGACTGGCTTTGGCCACAAATGCCGGCAACATCGGCATCTGGGAATGGGACCTCGCCACTGATGACCTGCATTGGGACCAAAAGATGAAGGAATTATACAACGTCGGCCCTGATGAATTCAGCGGGATGTACGAAGCGTGGAAATCGCGTGTTCATCCCGAGGATCTCGTAGAAGTAGAACGTCAACTCGCCACTTGCATAGAACAGAAGGGGCATATCGACTTTGAATTCAGAATAATTCACCCCGACAACAGTATCCATGTCATCCAAACTGCTGGCCTTATCCAAACCGATAGTCAGGGTATTCCTCAGCGCATGATCGGGGTAAACAGAGATATCACCAAACAGCGCCAAATGGAAAACGAATTGCGCAGACTGGCCTCTACAGACCCACTGACCGAAGCGCACAACCGACGTTATTTCATGGAACGCCTGACTGCTGAGTTCGAACGATGCAAACGGTACAATACCTCAATGGTCCTGCTCTCCTTGGATATCGATCATTTTAAAAGGATCAACGACACCTACGGGCACCCGGCAGGCGATGAGATCCTAAAGGCTTTGGTAACCCTGTGTAAAATCACTTTGCGTACCACGGATGTCTTCGGCAGAGTTGGTGGAGAAGAATTCATGGCCGCCCTGACTCAAACAAACATCGTTGCCGGAGAAAAGACCGCTGAAAGACTCCGTCAACTTATCGAGCAGGAAAGTGTAAAGACACATGGCCATTCCATCTCTTACACCATCAGCATCGGAATAACGGAAATTCACGAAAAAGATGAAACTATCGAAACGTTACTCAAGCGAGCCGATGATGCCCTCTACAAAGCCAAAAACAGTGGCCGAAATCGATGCGTAGTGATTTGA